The stretch of DNA GACAGTTTTCAGCCTGTATCTCTGATGCCAATCTATGGAAGCTTAGGCTACCTAGGAAGGACAGGAAACTTGCCGATGTTTTCAGAGCTGCAatgtaagaaaaaaaaatgatcacTTGAGGATCAAATGATGTAAAAATTCTGTAATTCAGTGCCAAAGGCAccattcaattcaatcaatacaAAAATTCAGGTGGGAGTCCTCTCACCCcagtgacaaaaaaaaaagaccttCTCGGCTATGGTAGGGGCAAGGCAATCAGCGACCAAGGCGGCGAGCTGAACCTGCAAGAACTTGAAGAAGAGCTCGTGCTCGTCTCATCAGAGAGCGACCTGTCCATCTGAGGCAAAGGCAACCCCAATTGGAGGTTGGTCAtctaacgacgacgacgacacagCTCGCAACCCCACTCTGCAGCTACGGCTCAGTGCGCATGTTATAGAGGGGCACAAAATGCTAGTGAGCCACTTTGAGATTTCGGTAGGTTGATTACTTTAGCCTACCCCACTAAGAATCTAAGATAGTTATAATAGTCACATGATTCAGAACCATGTACTACTGCTCCGttctaaattgtaagtcgtttcaGATTTGTCTTAAATCAAGTTTGTCTAATTTTGATTGAATTTGTAGAAAAGCTATATCAACATATACAACATCAAGTGCGCAGTATGAAAATACATTTCATAGTGCATCAATTGAATCTAGTTTGTTGTCATAGACATTTGTGTATCTTTCTATAAAATTGATCAAAGTTAAAGAAATTTGGCTTAGGACAAAGCTAAAACAACCTACTGTTAAGGGGATACAGTGCTACTGTTACTGGAAACCCACTTTCCTTAAATACATGATGATTTAGTTTAAATACAAACGTCGCACAATAGTTTCAGGGTGTTTCCGCTGACCACAGAAGGCGCCCTTGCGGACTATggggatgattagaagaaatatATCTACATGTATCTCAAAGCCGGCATTATAATTGGAGATACTACTATTATTCAGGTGCAGAAGTTCTTATAGGTGTGGGAAATGGCTTGCCTTTTTTAGTAAGGATTGAACTAGAGTGATTCGATCAGTTGGCTTATCCATTATTCAGTAGTTGGCTCTATCATATCCTGGGTTTGTATGCTGCAAAATAAAATTTGACACTATTCCTTTTTTTCTAGAATAGAAGGAGCTCTGCAGGGAGAATACTGGCTCCCGTAGCAGCCAAATAGACTGCGCTACTATTCAATTCGATTTATACAAATATGACCAACAATTatttaaattatatataaatatggAACATGAAATATGTATAAATCCATTCGTATTCAAAGATGATATATATTGATTCTTTaggaaacaataatatataataaaaattaatggtcaaaatttattttgtttGATATTTTTTATGATAAAAAACAGGCTTCTCGTTCATGGACTAAAGGCTCTGTTTGGTTGAGCTGTGGCTTTTGCAAAAGGTGTTGTGAGCTATGACTTTTGTAAAAGCTGCTTTGAAAAAGCTAGTGTGGGATAGTTGAAAGTCCATTTGGTTGAACAGTTGTGGCTTTTGAAAAAACTTCGCTCACTTACAAACGGGCCCAACGTGTCATACACATAATGcattttcttcttcctctagCCAGAGGTCGCGGCGATGGCCGTGCTCATGTCTGTCGCGTCGGTGGTGGACTAGCTCCCTAGTAGAGCTTGCCCACCGGCCATCGGGACAAGTTCCACGTCTGTCGCCGGAGCAGGGACCTGCACCGCTGTCAGGGTTTCATGCTTGCGCAGGAAGGTGAGGAGCAGGAGGGCGCGCAAGGAGATACAGACTGCAAAACAAGGGTCACACCCGTGATGCATGAGGAGCTAAGGAGTAGGGGCATGCGCTGCGTGTCTATGAGGATCAGGGGGCGCCGCCGGATCAGATGCGAGGAAGACGAGCCGGACCTGAGCACTAGGTCGTCGGAGAGGGGTGGATGGACCAAAGTTGAACCTAGGCGCCGCCGTAGATGCCTCATCACTGGATCTAGGCACTAGGTCGCCAGAGAGGGACACCTGGACCTGAGCCGCGCAACCGCTGGCCAGAAGGAACAGTGGCGGCGGCCTGGGTTCGGTACTAGTCGCATATGAGAGGGAGAGACCAGGGAAAAGAAAGAGGAAAAGAACGAAGTGGTACACACATAATCAATGGCAGGTGGATAATTTTTTGCCCCAAAAGCAGGTGAAAGCAAGGGGAATGTGCTTTTGGATTTATACTGTAGTAAAAGCTGCTTTTGGATAAAAGCACTTGTGGCTTTTAGGCCCTTTGGTTAGCTTTTGGCTTTTGCAAAAGCAAAAGCAGGTTGGAAAGCCCAACCAAATGGACCCTAAGGGAGTAGACTGCACTACTACTCTCAAAACTTTCAGGTCCGTTTCCTTTTTTAGAAAGAATAACAAAAGTGTGATTTTTATTAGATGAAAAGAAAAAACCAAGTGCTAGTCtgattttttaataaaaattagGCCAAAAACTATACAACTAAGGAGAGTGTGTCTTTCATCCTGCACAACTTTTGTACCACAACCGTCATCTATCAAACTCACACCACTATTTGCACTAACTCGGTTGAAACGACCCAACTAATAACTCAACTTGGTCGAAAAACCCAACTAGCAACTTAACATGGTCCGAAGAATACTCGACAATCTCCTGAGCAACAGTAACAACACAGCTTGGAGCACCTCCATGGCTAGACGACAAGAAACAATAGTGGAACTAGAAATCCTGCAACACCTCCAAGAAGGAAATAACGCCAAAAGCACCAACAAGCTATCACATTAAGAGAAGGTTAGTAGGAATGTTATCTTCAATAAATCTCAGATGTTACATGACAACCTATCTATTAATGCTCCTGTTAAGAATAGTGTTGAAGACTTAATTGATGTGGAAAGCACACTAGATATTGATAATGTTGTTATCCAAAATGAACCCATTGTTAAAATTTCTCCAaatattgatgatttatctagTTTTGAGCATTCTTCTTCAGTTGTGTAGCCTTCACAACATTCTATTGCTACTGCTAGGGCTAAAAGGCAGCCCAAACCAGTTAAAAGGTTAATTGAAGAGTGCAATATTGCTTATGCTATATATGTGTGTTGCAAAAGAGACTAAAGGTAATTCAGAACCTTCTAAATATTCTAAGGCTATTACTTCCTGCTCATTTCAACAATTAGATAACCGATATGCAAGATAAGATGGGGTCACGTGAAAAGAATGGTACTTGAAATTTAGTGAAATTACCTAAGGATAAAAAGCCTGTCTATGCCAAAAGAATATTCAAGAAAGAAGGGTATTTCTCCAAATGAGCCAGCAAGGTGTAAAGCAAGATTAGTTGCTAAAGGTTATAGGCACATTCCAGAATACTGATTTTTATGATGTTTTTTCTCTAGTTGAGTTCTATTCGCACTTTACTTAGTATTGTTGCCATGAATGATTATGAACTTGAGTAGATATTAAAAACCACATTCTTACATGGGAAGTTGGAAGAAGACATTACATGAACTAAAATAAAGGTTTTGTTATTCTTAAAAAAGAAAACATTGTCTGCAAGTCAAAGAAATCTATTTATGGTTTAAAATAATCTCTTAGGCAATGGTACAAGATATTTGATCAATGCATGCTCTCATGGTTTTAAGCGATCCGATTATGATTATTCTGTTTATTTGAAGATTGTTAATGGCTCAACTAATTTGTATGTatttttatgttgatgatatctgaATTGCTGCAAAACAAAAATCAGAAATAGCTAAATTGAAGGCATAGTTGAGTAAAGAGTTTGAGATGATGGACTTAGATGCATCTAAGAAAATTCTTGGTATGAAAATTGTTATAGAAAACCTAGAAAATTATACCTCAGTCAATGAGATTATATTTAAAAGGTTCTTGGTTGGTGCCTATGATTTTTTTTCCTCATAAAAATTTGTCTTGTGTTCGATTTATTTTTGCATATTTGCTACCAATAAAGTTGCAGAAATTGCTGTGCATTAGACGAAGACGAAGTGCGTTATTAGGTCCCCAGAAATAATTACTTCGTTGAAAAACATGGAGTAGTAGTGGAGTATTATTGCTTGTGTCGATAGAGCCAATGATGTTCTCCCTCCCAGCATGGCTGACAAGTGACAACCACGCGGGAGTTATTTGATGGAGTAGCAGTGGAGTATCAGGGCTTATTTAGTTACACtcgaaatatatttttttaattctccgtcacattaaatcttgcaacacatatatgaaatataaaatatagataaaaataattaattgtatgaAATGTTCAATTTTTTAGATAATAGAACGAAATGTTCTGGCTTCAACTTCTCACAAAAGAGAAGCATCAGATCAAGCTTATTACAAACTCACTCCAAACAAAACTCACACAGGTACAAACTAGTTCCCAAGGCAATAACTAAAGTTTTTCAACCATTTGAAGCAAAAATAAACATGACTTTTGACTCTAAATTTCTGCAAGCTTTTTGGATAAGCACATTGTGTTCATCCAGCTGTTGCAATGGAGCCCAAAACTGGAACCAGTATGTCGCCTACctgcaaaaatatttttggttgatattcattagttttggttagataataattatcaaatacaaataaaaatactacaatacccatggaactaaacaaaggcctTACCTGCTGTCGGTTGCTGGATTACTTTAGTTGACTTTGTGCCTGCCTGGTGCGGTGGTGCCTGGTGCCTGTGGTCAAGTAGACTTCATTGCGTAGATCACTTTATTTTTGCAAACATATATAAAGAGAGAGagtagagatcatcaacaagctTATGTGCCACTCAAAACTGTTAGAATATAGTAGCTGAAAATAGTGTGTGTGTTAGCGGTGCATGTTAGTGTGTTGAATATGTTAGAAGCATGACACATGGCACAATATTCAGGAGTATTGAATAGACGCCATACATGCATAGGCTAGAAGAGCTTGTAGATTAAGTCAAGTCTTTATTGTAAACGATCTCCATGTACAGCCACGAAGGGGGCTCTTCCCTTCACTATATAAACACGGAACCGGAAACCAGGATGGTCATCCCGTTACCTCATCCTTCTATATGGTATTCAGAGCCTAAAAATCCTCACGGATACATCGATCCTCATGGCAACCTCCTCTGAAGCTGCCGCTTCCTTCTTTAGTTTTCTCCCACCAGTAACCAAGAAACTAACTCGTAGCAACTACAACATGTGGCTTGCTCAAGTCACAGCCACTCTGCAGGGCGCTCAGCTCTGGAGTTTCACCAAACCCACCACCAAACCCCCTCCTGAGTTTCTTGAGGTcgacgccgccgctgctgcggcggcgggcaACAAGGCGGAACCGGCCGTCAATCCGGAATATGAGAAGTGGTTGGCCAAGGACAGCCAAGTCCGCAGCTACCTCTTCACATCCCTCTCCGAGGACACCTTCTCCCAGGTCGCGGACGCGACCACGGCGGCCGAATTGTGGGCCGCAATCCAGACGCCCCAAGCGTCCCAGTCCCGCGCCCGGATCATGTCCACGCGGATGGCGCTCGCCACGGCAACCAAGGGGTCGTCAACCGTGGCGGAATTCTTCACCAAGATGAAGGGCTTGGCCGACGAGATGGCGTCGGCGGGCAAGAAGCTGGACGACGATGAGGTCGTCTCCTACATCCTCATGGGTGTTGGAGAGGAGTTCGAGTCGGTTACATCTGCGGTTGCAAACCGTACCGACCCGATTTCTCTCCCAGAGCTCCAGGCTCAGCTCGTGAGCCATGAACAACGCCGTGAGATCCGCGATGGCGGCTCCCACTCCTCCGTCAACTCTGCAGAAAAGGGCGGCCGTCGTGGTGGTCGTCCTTCCTATTCCCGTGGCggccgtggtggtggtggtcgcgGCGGCTTCGGGCGTGGCCGCAACAGCGGTCGGAATGGTGGTCGTGGTGGTGgccacaacaacaacaacaacttcaCCAACAACACCTTTCTCGAAGGTGTGATCTGCCAGATTTGTGGCAGGGAAGGCCATGGTGCGGATCGCTGCTACAAGTATGTCGGCTACCCACCAAAGAAGAGTGCATCCGCAGCAACAACCTCCTACGGCGTGGACACCAACTGGTACATGGACACTGGTGCCACGGACCACATCACTAGCGAGCTAGATCAACTTACAATCCGCGATCGCTACAACGGCAACGACCATGTACACACCGCTAGCGGATCAGGTATGAAGATCAATCACATTGGTCACAGTACTTTGAGTTTCCCTAATAGCAACCTTCGTCTACGTAACATACTTCATGTCCCAGAAGCAAATAAGAATCTTGTCTCTGTCAATCGCATTACTCGTGATAATAATGTGTTTATTGAGTTTCACCCTGATCATTTTTTGGTCAAGGAGCAGGGAACGAAGAAAACCCTACTCCAAGGCAGATGTGAGCGTGGCCTCTACCCACTCCAGTCATCCAATAAAGAAGTGCTTGCCACCATCAAACCATCCACCTCGCTATGGCATCATC from Sorghum bicolor cultivar BTx623 chromosome 8, Sorghum_bicolor_NCBIv3, whole genome shotgun sequence encodes:
- the LOC110429910 gene encoding glycine, alanine and asparagine-rich protein-like, which gives rise to MATSSEAAASFFSFLPPVTKKLTRSNYNMWLAQVTATLQGAQLWSFTKPTTKPPPEFLEVDAAAAAAAGNKAEPAVNPEYEKWLAKDSQVRSYLFTSLSEDTFSQVADATTAAELWAAIQTPQASQSRARIMSTRMALATATKGSSTVAEFFTKMKGLADEMASAGKKLDDDEVVSYILMGVGEEFESVTSAVANRTDPISLPELQAQLVSHEQRREIRDGGSHSSVNSAEKGGRRGGRPSYSRGGRGGGGRGGFGRGRNSGRNGGRGGGHNNNNNFTNNTFLEGVICQICGREGHGADRCYKYVGYPPKKSASAATTSYGVDTNWYMDTGATDHITSELDQLTIRDRYNGNDHVHTASGSGNEENPTPRQM